The following coding sequences lie in one Streptomyces xiamenensis genomic window:
- a CDS encoding BCCT family transporter, whose product MTTDAHSPPQPPDAGTGERRRPDPPPDATVIVMGMAAVLGVVAWAAFGKDNFSSVTDHSLNWVLGNFSWLFIIAGNVFLVTCLVIAFSRFGRIRLGRDDDEPEFSSLSWIAMMFAAGMGIGLMFFGVGEPLLHFADPPPFGDIEPGSPEAARAALEYSFFHWTLHPWAIYGVAALGLAYATFRKGRGNQISAVFVPLIGSRLSAGWPGRLIDLLAVFATVFGTATSLGLGALQVSKGLNITTEIDDTLTLRMIIIGALGAAFVISASSGLHKGVKWLSNINIVLAISLALFIFVVGPTVYILGVVPAGVGVYLEELLVLSSRTGAFGNEEWLGTWTIFYWAWWMSWAPFVGTFIARISRGRTIREFLIGVLLIPSGASVLWFSILGGSALRIDSTGGADLTGEVNNNGEESALFALLDALPLGTLTAFVAMILVMLYFITSADSASLVMGSLTSRGALHPRKWLVVAWGVLMGAVAAVLLVAGGLDALRSGTILVALPFVVVMLAMCWALVTELRTDPGAGAPRHMPLHGLREAVRTMVGEAVEERARGPRHWRLRRTAGNVLDRQDGTGRPPENPPQDQ is encoded by the coding sequence ATGACCACGGATGCGCACTCCCCACCCCAGCCCCCGGACGCCGGGACAGGGGAGCGGAGACGGCCCGACCCGCCACCCGACGCCACGGTCATCGTCATGGGGATGGCCGCCGTCCTCGGGGTGGTGGCCTGGGCGGCGTTCGGCAAGGACAACTTCTCCTCCGTCACCGACCACTCCCTGAACTGGGTCCTCGGGAACTTCTCCTGGCTGTTCATCATCGCCGGCAACGTCTTCCTGGTGACCTGTCTCGTCATCGCCTTCAGCCGCTTCGGCCGGATCCGGCTCGGCCGCGACGACGACGAGCCGGAGTTCTCCTCCCTGTCCTGGATCGCCATGATGTTCGCCGCCGGCATGGGCATCGGCCTGATGTTCTTCGGCGTGGGCGAACCCCTGCTCCACTTCGCGGACCCACCCCCCTTCGGCGACATCGAGCCCGGCAGCCCCGAAGCGGCCCGCGCGGCCCTCGAGTACTCCTTCTTCCACTGGACACTGCACCCCTGGGCCATCTACGGTGTCGCCGCACTCGGCCTCGCGTACGCCACCTTCCGCAAGGGGCGCGGCAACCAGATCAGCGCCGTCTTCGTCCCGCTCATCGGCTCCCGGCTCAGCGCCGGCTGGCCCGGCCGGCTCATCGATCTGCTCGCCGTCTTCGCCACCGTCTTCGGCACCGCCACCAGCCTGGGACTCGGCGCCCTCCAGGTCTCCAAAGGCCTCAACATCACCACCGAGATCGACGACACCCTCACCCTGCGGATGATCATCATCGGCGCGCTCGGCGCCGCCTTCGTCATCTCCGCCTCCAGCGGACTGCACAAGGGCGTCAAATGGCTCAGCAACATCAACATCGTGCTGGCCATCTCGCTGGCGCTGTTCATCTTCGTCGTCGGACCCACCGTGTACATCCTGGGCGTCGTACCGGCCGGTGTCGGCGTCTACCTCGAAGAACTGCTGGTGCTCTCCTCGCGCACCGGGGCGTTCGGCAACGAGGAGTGGCTGGGCACCTGGACCATCTTCTACTGGGCCTGGTGGATGTCCTGGGCGCCCTTCGTCGGCACCTTCATCGCCCGGATCTCCCGGGGCCGCACCATCCGGGAGTTCCTCATCGGGGTGCTGCTCATCCCCTCCGGCGCCTCCGTCCTCTGGTTCTCGATCCTGGGCGGCAGCGCCCTGCGGATCGACTCCACCGGCGGCGCCGACCTGACCGGTGAGGTGAACAACAATGGTGAGGAATCGGCCCTGTTCGCCCTGCTGGACGCGCTGCCGCTGGGCACCCTCACCGCCTTCGTCGCGATGATCCTGGTGATGCTCTACTTCATCACCAGCGCCGACTCCGCCTCCCTGGTGATGGGTTCCCTCACCAGCCGCGGCGCCCTCCACCCGCGCAAATGGCTGGTCGTCGCCTGGGGTGTGCTGATGGGCGCGGTGGCCGCCGTCCTGCTGGTGGCCGGCGGCCTGGACGCCCTGCGCTCGGGCACCATCCTGGTGGCGCTGCCGTTCGTGGTGGTCATGCTCGCGATGTGCTGGGCGCTGGTGACCGAACTGCGCACCGACCCCGGAGCCGGAGCCCCCCGGCACATGCCGCTGCACGGGCTGCGCGAGGCCGTACGCACGATGGTCGGGGAGGCCGTCGAGGAGCGCGCCCGCGGGCCACGGCACTGGCGGCTGCGCCGGACCGCCGGCAATGTGCTCGACCGGCAGGACGGCACGGGCCGGCCTCCCGAGAACCCGCCGCAGGACCAGTGA
- a CDS encoding phytoene desaturase family protein has product MPTMRDAVVVGAGPNGLTAAVELARRGISVEVFEAKETVGGGSRTEELTLPGFRHDPCSAVHPMGAGSPAFKAMPLERYGLEWLHAELALAHPFPDGSAAVLAREVGVTAASFGPRDAEAYRRLMAPYLGRWDALAGDFLKVPWDGLPQGPLTLARFGLTGIQPAAWVARTRFRDEKARALFHGLAAHVISPAATTPATSAIAMVFALAAHEGGWPIARGGSQSIADALAGYLAALGGTVHTGVEVRRLDELPPARAYIFDTSPTAMARIAGLGQAYPRFRYGAASFKIDFAMDGPVPWTAPEAHRAGTVHLGATSAEIETALRAATVRGEGPEVPFMITSQPTLLDPSRAPAGKHVFWAYGHVPNGWDGDLTEALEAQIERFAPGFRDRVLARAVAGPAELMRRNANYVGGDTACGAFSGLQTMFRPRPAWSPYTTAHPAVFLCSQAAWPGPGVHGMSGHNAAKAVWRRLRQR; this is encoded by the coding sequence GTGCCGACCATGCGGGACGCGGTGGTGGTGGGAGCCGGCCCGAACGGGCTGACCGCCGCCGTGGAACTGGCCCGACGGGGGATCTCCGTCGAGGTCTTCGAGGCCAAGGAGACGGTGGGCGGCGGGTCGCGCACCGAGGAGCTGACGCTGCCGGGCTTCCGGCACGACCCCTGCTCGGCGGTGCATCCGATGGGCGCGGGGTCACCGGCGTTCAAGGCGATGCCGCTGGAGCGGTACGGCCTGGAGTGGCTGCACGCGGAGCTGGCGCTGGCGCACCCGTTCCCGGACGGCAGTGCGGCGGTCCTCGCCCGGGAGGTGGGGGTGACGGCGGCCTCGTTCGGGCCGCGCGACGCGGAGGCGTACCGGCGGCTGATGGCCCCGTATCTGGGCCGGTGGGACGCGCTGGCCGGGGACTTCCTGAAGGTGCCGTGGGACGGGCTGCCCCAGGGGCCGCTCACGCTGGCGCGGTTCGGGCTGACGGGTATCCAGCCGGCGGCGTGGGTGGCACGGACCCGGTTCAGGGACGAGAAGGCGCGGGCGCTGTTCCACGGTCTGGCGGCGCACGTGATCTCGCCGGCCGCCACGACGCCGGCGACCTCGGCGATCGCGATGGTGTTCGCGCTGGCGGCGCACGAGGGCGGCTGGCCGATCGCCCGGGGCGGCTCGCAGTCGATCGCGGACGCGCTGGCGGGTTATCTGGCGGCGCTGGGCGGCACCGTGCACACGGGGGTCGAGGTGCGGCGGCTGGACGAGCTGCCGCCGGCCAGGGCGTACATCTTCGACACCTCCCCCACGGCGATGGCGCGGATCGCGGGCCTGGGGCAGGCGTATCCGCGGTTCCGTTACGGGGCGGCCTCGTTCAAGATCGACTTCGCGATGGACGGTCCGGTGCCGTGGACGGCGCCGGAGGCGCACCGCGCCGGGACGGTGCATCTGGGGGCGACCAGCGCGGAGATCGAGACGGCGCTGCGGGCGGCCACGGTGCGGGGGGAGGGACCGGAGGTGCCGTTCATGATCACCTCGCAGCCCACGCTCCTGGACCCGTCCAGGGCGCCGGCCGGCAAGCACGTCTTCTGGGCGTACGGCCATGTGCCCAACGGCTGGGACGGGGACCTGACGGAGGCGCTGGAGGCGCAGATCGAGCGGTTCGCGCCGGGGTTCCGGGACCGGGTGCTGGCGCGTGCGGTGGCGGGCCCGGCCGAGCTGATGCGGCGCAACGCCAACTATGTGGGCGGGGACACCGCGTGCGGGGCGTTCAGCGGCCTGCAGACGATGTTCCGCCCGCGTCCGGCGTGGTCCCCGTACACCACCGCGCATCCGGCGGTCTTCCTGTGCTCGCAGGCAGCCTGGCCGGGGCCCGGGGTGCACGGAATGTCGGGGCACAACGCGGCGAAGGCCGTGTGGCGGCGGCTGCGGCAGCGCTGA
- a CDS encoding inositol monophosphatase family protein, protein MIDEQLALKVEEAIRTVAAEEIMPRWRRLAAHEVETKSAPHDLVTVADRRAEERLTEILAQLLPGSVVVGEEAVAADPAVYGALAGDAPVWIVDPVDGTRQFVEGDEGFCTLVGLAHRGVLEASWTHAPALALTAHARRGVGAFVDGERVFAGSPEPGRPLTVAHAHPNYTSEEEKRVLARLEVAGVAPRECGSAGLEYVRVARGELDAVAFNWESAWDHAAGLLMVLEAGGTHETVAGVPFAIAGGNALPFTAARDELTARRILSLLNGA, encoded by the coding sequence ATGATCGATGAACAGCTCGCCCTGAAGGTGGAAGAGGCCATCCGCACCGTCGCCGCCGAGGAGATCATGCCGCGCTGGCGACGGCTCGCCGCCCATGAGGTGGAGACCAAGTCGGCGCCGCACGATCTGGTCACCGTCGCGGACCGCCGGGCCGAGGAGCGGCTGACGGAGATACTGGCGCAGTTGCTGCCGGGGTCCGTGGTGGTGGGCGAGGAGGCGGTGGCGGCCGACCCGGCCGTGTACGGGGCGCTGGCCGGTGACGCGCCGGTGTGGATCGTCGACCCGGTGGACGGGACGCGGCAGTTCGTGGAGGGGGACGAGGGCTTCTGCACGCTGGTGGGGCTGGCTCACCGGGGGGTGCTGGAGGCGTCGTGGACGCACGCTCCGGCGCTCGCGCTCACCGCGCACGCCCGGCGCGGGGTGGGGGCGTTCGTGGACGGGGAGCGGGTGTTCGCGGGTTCGCCCGAACCGGGCAGGCCGCTGACGGTGGCGCACGCGCACCCGAACTACACGTCGGAGGAGGAGAAGCGGGTGCTGGCCCGGCTGGAGGTGGCGGGGGTCGCGCCGCGCGAGTGCGGTTCCGCCGGCCTGGAGTACGTCCGTGTCGCCCGTGGCGAGCTGGACGCGGTGGCGTTCAACTGGGAGTCGGCCTGGGACCACGCGGCGGGGCTGCTGATGGTGCTGGAGGCGGGAGGGACGCACGAGACGGTGGCGGGGGTTCCGTTCGCGATCGCGGGCGGCAACGCGCTGCCGTTCACCGCGGCGCGGGACGAGCTGACGGCGCGGCGTATTCTCTCCTTGCTCAACGGAGCGTGA